In Gopherus flavomarginatus isolate rGopFla2 chromosome 1, rGopFla2.mat.asm, whole genome shotgun sequence, a single genomic region encodes these proteins:
- the LOC127044419 gene encoding olfactory receptor 52B2-like: MMSADNHTVFYPVTYILTGISGTEESNFWMAIPFCLMYIVTLFGNSLLLFIILTERSLHEPMYLIMSMLATVDLLLSTTTVPKMLAVFWFRAGEISFAACLTQMFFIHASFIAESAILLAMAFDRYIAICDPLRYTIILTKSVIGKMGLAVVTRSFCIIFPLIILMKQLKFCRTNLLPHTYCEYMVIARLACNDITVNVSYGLAVAILVIGLDAVLIALSYGLILRAVFRLTSKDARLKALRTCSSHLCVILMFHISSVFSYYAHRFGHIIPGYILNLLASLYVLIPPMLNPIVYGVTTKEILKRVISIFYRCLAEAPC, from the coding sequence ATGATGTCAGCTGACAATCACACCGTTTTTTACCCTGTAACTTATATCCTGACCGGCATCTCGGGTACGGAGGAGTCTAATTTCTGGATGGCCATCCCGTTCTGTCTGATGTACATTGTGACACTTTTTGGGAACTCTCTCCTACTATTCATCATACTAACAGAACGAAGCCTCCATGAGCCAATGTATCTAATCATGTCCATGCTGGCCACTGTTGATTTGCTGTTATCTACCACTACGgtgcccaagatgctggctgtattctggtttagagcaggggaaatttctttcgctgcctgcctgacccagatgttcttcatccatgcCAGTTTTATTGCCGAGTCGGccatcctgctggccatggcatttGATCGATACATTGCCATCTGCGACCCCCTGAGATACACCATCATACTAACCAAGTCTGTGATCGGAAAGATGGGGCTGGCAGTtgtcacaagaagtttctgtATCATTTTCCCTCTCATCATTCTCATGaagcagctgaagttctgcagaaccaacctcctgcctcacaccTATTGTGAGTATATGGTCATAGCCCGGCTGGCCTGCAACGACATCACAGTCAACGTCTCATATGGCTTAGCTGTGGCTATTTTAGTAATTGGTTTGGATGCTGTGCTCATTGCTTTGTCTTATGGGCTGATCCTCAGGGCCGTCTTCCGGCTTACGTCCAAGGACGCCCGGCTCAAGGCTCTCCGCACCTGCAGCTCGCACCTCTGTGTCATACTGATGTTCCACATCTCATCTGTTTTCTCCTATTATGCACACCGATTTGGGCACATCATCCCAGGTTATATTCTCAACCTACTGGCCAGCCTTTATGTGCTCattccccccatgttaaaccccatcgtttatggggtgacaacaaaagagatcctgaaaAGGGTAATCAGCATCTTTTATAGATGCTTAGCAGAagctccctgctga